In Vigna unguiculata cultivar IT97K-499-35 chromosome 3, ASM411807v1, whole genome shotgun sequence, a single genomic region encodes these proteins:
- the LOC114175171 gene encoding uncharacterized protein LOC114175171, whose product MGLEYQKIHACPNDCVLYRDEFASLKACPTCGLSRFKKKIDGNSGDEDKDGPPAKVMWYLPIIPRFKRLFFIKEDAKNLKWHIDGRKCDNLLRHPADSPQWKKIDETFPKFGAEPRNLRLGLAIDGMNPYGNLSSKHSSWPVLLMIYNLSPLLCMKRKYMMLSMMISGPRQPGNDIDVYLKSLIDDLKLLWEEGVDVYDSYSQELFCLRAMLFCTINDFPAYGNLSGYSVKGKTKDGVKARQDLAEMGIRSELHAQSIGRRTYLPLACHTLSRKEKQIFCECLRSVKVPQGYSSNISSLVSMQDLKLVGLKSHDCHVLMQQLLPVAFRAILPTSVRGILTRLCMFFNAICKKVINPRVLDDLENEAIRLLCQLEMYFPPSFFDIMVHLIVHLVREIRLCGPVFLRWMYPVERYMKILKGYVKNQYRPEASIIERYIAEEAIEFCSSYMPSCEPIGVPKTRHEGKYEGKGVRGVKIQSVSRKLVDQAHLYILNNTVEVIPYITQHIDETKSAHPRMSEKWALNEHNKTFLSWFKKKVYATPNVSETLLRLARGPNNDVITYGGYYINNHCFYSKMEDDKSRLQNSGVTLQAESVHFASSKDKNPITASMSYFGIIHEIWEVDYMTFRVPVFKCKWVDSNSGVSTDDFGFTLVDLNKMSDTNEPFIMASQARQIFYVIDPANQKLSVVLEGRNMHVNDDEDCLDILETTSFSSRTIQDKVDDVTDDIHAIRSDHNEGMTSSGSDQEGPSRSVTRLPDVTNR is encoded by the exons ATGGGTTTGgaatatcaaaagatacatgCATGCCCAAATGATTGTGTTTTATACAGAGACGAGTTTGCTTCACTGAAGGCGTGTCCAACATGTGGTTTATCgcggtttaaaaagaaaattgatggaaatagtGGCGATGAAGACAAAGATGGTCCACCTGCTAAGGTGATGTGGTACCTTCCTATAATTCCTAGATTCAAACGACTATTTTTCATTAAAGAAGATGCAAAAAACCTGAAATGGCACATTGATGGAAGAAAGTGTGATAATCTTCTTCGACACCCAGCTGATTCTCCACAATGGAAGAAGATTGATGAAACATTTCCAAAATTTGGTGCTGAGCCAAGAAACTTAAGACTTGGACTTGCTATAGATGGTATGAATCCTTATGGGAACTTAAGTAGCAAACATAGTTCATGGCCAGTTTTGCTGATGATTTACAATTTATCTCCTTTGTTGTGCATGAAGAGGAAAtatatgatgttgtctatgatgatatcgggTCCTAGACAACCTGGAAATGACATTGATGTGTACCTAAAGTCGTTGATCGATGATTTGAAACTATTATGGGAAGAAGGTGTCGATGTGTATGATTCATATTCTCAAGAATTGTTTTGTTTGCGTGCAATGTTGTTTTGCACCATAAATGATTTTCCAGCATATGGAAACTTGAGCGGTTACAGTGTTAAAG GAAAGACTAAAGATGGAGTTAAAGCACGACAAGATTTGGCTGAAATGGGCATCCGTTCTGAGTTACATGCACAATCAATTGGAAGACGAACCTACCTGCCTCTAGCTTGTCACACTCTTTCTAGAAAAGAGAAGCAAATTTTTTGTGAGTGTTTAAGAAGTGTGAAGGTTCCGCAAggttactcttcaaatattagtaGCCTTGTTTCTATGCAAGATTTAAAGTTAGTCGGTTtaaagtctcacgattgtcATGTGTTGATGCAACAACTTTTACCAGTAGCTTTTCGAGCCATCTTACCTACTTCTGTCAGAGGTATTCTAACACGTTTGTGTATGTTCTTCAATGCCATATGCAAGAAAGTTATTAACCCTCGAGTGTTAGACGATTTGGAAAATGAGGCCATTAGACTATTGTGTCAATTGGAAATGTATTTTCCACCTTCATTTTTCGATATCATGGTTCATTTGATAGTTCATCTTGTGAGGGAAATTCGATTATGTGGGCCAGTTTTCTTGAGATGGATGTACCCAGTGGAAAGATACATGAAGATCTTAAAGGGATATGTCAAGAATCAGTATCGACCAGAAGCTTCTATTATAGAGCGGTACATTGCAGAAGAAGCCATTGAATTCTGCTCAAGTTATATGCCAAGTTGTGAACCAATTGGAGTTCCTAAGACTAGACATGAAGGTAAATATGAAGGTAAGGGTGTGCGTGGAGTGAAGATTCAAAGTGTTAGTAGAAAATTAGTTGATCAAGCCCATTTGTACATCTTAAACAACACTGTAGAGGTCATTCCTTACATAACGCAACACATTGATGAAACGAAATCAGCACATCCACGAATGAGTGAAAAATGGGCACTTAATGAACATAACAAAACATTCTTATCATGGTTTAAGAAAAAGGTTTATGCGACTCCAAATGTTTCTGAAACTCTATTAAGGCTAGCTCGTGGACCGAACAATGATGTCATTACATATGGCGGGTACTACATAAACAATCATTGTTTCTATTCAAAGatggaagatgacaaaagtaGACTTCAAAATAGTGGGGTTACACTTCAAGCTGAATCTGTACATTTTGCCAGTTCTAAGGACAAGAATCCAATTACAGCATCCATGAGTTACTTTGGAATAATACACGAAATATGGGAAGTTGATTATATGACTTTTAGAGTGCCAGTTTTCAAGTGTAAATGGGTTGATAGTAATTCGGGTGTTAGCACAGATGACTTTGGCTTTACTTTGGTGGATCTTAACAAGATGAGTGATACAAATGAACCATTTATTATGGCTAGTCAAgcaagacaaattttttatgttattgatCCAGCCAATCAGAAATTGTCAGTTGTATTAGAAGGAAGAAACATGCACgtaaatgatgatgaagattgTCTAGACATACTTGAGACAACGTctttctcatcaagaaccattcAAGACAAAGTTGATGATGTAACTGATGACATCCAtgctattcgaagtgatcacaATGAAG GTATGACAAGCTCCGGATCAGACCAGGAGGGACCTAGTAGATCTGTGACTCGGTTGCCGGATGTCACAAACCGATGA